The Mauremys mutica isolate MM-2020 ecotype Southern chromosome 1, ASM2049712v1, whole genome shotgun sequence genome has a segment encoding these proteins:
- the LOC123356184 gene encoding olfactory receptor 52R1-like codes for MSDSNTTNFTNPSTFILLGVPGLEGAHIWISIPFCAMYAIAILGNFTILFIVKSEMSLHGPMYYFLCMLAITDLVLSTSILPKTLSIFWFNSREIDFSACLTQLYFIHCFSAMESGIFVAMGLDRYVAICHPLRHSTILTNPVVAKIGLAVVLRGAMFALPYPFLARRWPYCTTNIIPQSYCEHIAVVKLACADIHISNYYGLFVVFSVIGLDVSSIAVSYTLILRAIFSLPTKDARLKTFGTCGSHLCVILAFYIPCLFSAFMHRFGHNVPLHFHVLMANVYLLVPPMLNPIIYGVRSKELRDRLFQLFTHKGT; via the coding sequence atgtcagattccaacacaaccaacttcaccaacccctccaccttcatcctgctgggtgtTCCAGGCCTGGAAGGGGCCCATATCTGGATCTCCATTCCCTTCTGTGCAATGTACGCCATAGctatcttggggaacttcaccatcctgttcattgtgaagagCGAGAtgagcctccatgggcccatgtactatttcctctgcatgctggccatcaccgacctggtcctgtccacgtccatcctgcccaaaacactgagcatcttctggtttaaTTCCAGGGAGattgatttcagtgcctgcctcacccagctgtacttcattcactgcttttcagcgatggagtctgggatctttGTTGCCATGGGTttggatcgctacgtggccatctgccatcccctgagacattccaccatcctgacaaaccctgTGGTGGCCAAGATCGGCCTGGCTGTGGTGCTGCGCGGTGCCATGTTCGCACTACCCTATCCCTTCCTTGCAAGAAGGTGGCCATATTGTACAACTAACATTATCCCCCAATCGTATTGCGAGCACATtgctgtggtgaagctggcctgcgccgaCATCCACATCAGTAATTACTACGGTCTCTTTGTGGTATTCTCTGTGATTGGACTGGATGTGTCTTCTATTGCCGTGTCCTACACCctgatcctcagggccatcttcagcctccccacaaaggacgcccggctcaagacttttgggacctgcggctcccacctctgtgtcatcttagccttttacatcccatGTCTCTTCTCCGCCTTCATGCACCggtttggccacaatgtgcccctgcatttccatGTTCTCATGGCCAATGTGTAcctcctggtgccccccatgctaaATCCTATCATCTATGGGGTGAGGTCCAAAGAGCTCCGGGACAGGCTTTTCcagctctttactcataaagggaCCTAA
- the LOC123362390 gene encoding olfactory receptor 52D1-like — protein sequence MAGFNLTPSDPSTFILMGIPGLEAAHIWISIPFAMFYFISLLGNFTVLYVVGKEQTLQKPMYLLLCMLALTDIATPTFIVPKALCIFWFNLKSITVGGCLTQSFFLHTVSATRSAVLVTMAFDRYVAICNPLRYTTILTNAQIAKLGLVGLTRAVLCILPLPLLLHRQPFCGNHIIPHTYCEHIAVAKISCGDITFNRIYGLVIAFVLIGLDLTLIALSYGLIIRAVFRISSKQAHQKALNTCTAHICVILISYTAGLFTILNHRFGQGTVPHVHIILANLYLLIPPMLNPIIYGVKNKEFRDIVGKYIWVIIWGH from the coding sequence ATGGCAGGTTtcaacctcaccccctctgacCCTTCAACATTTATCCTAATGGGCATCCCTGGCCTGGAAGCTGCCCacatctggatttccatccctttcgCTATGTTCTACTTTATCAGCCTGTTGGGAAATTTCACAGTTCTGTATGTTGTAGGCAAAGAGCAGACCCTGCAGAAGCCGatgtacctgctgctctgcatgctggcgcTCACAGACATCGCCACGCCTACCTTCATCGTGCCGAAAGCcctgtgtatattttggttcaatttaaAAAGCATTACTgtgggtggctgcctcacccagtCATTCTTCCTTCACACGGTTTCTGCTACGCGGTCAGCCGTCCTTGTGACAATGGCCTTCGATCGCTatgttgccatatgtaaccctctgagatacaCCACCATCCTCACCAATGCACAAATAGCTAAGCTAGGGCTAGTGGGTTTGACAAGAGCTGTTCTCTgcatcctgcccctgcccctgctcttacACAGGCAGCCATTCTGTGGCAACCACATTATCCCTCACACGTACTGCGAGCACATAGCTGTGGCGAAGATATCATGTGGGGACATCACATTTAACAGGATATATGGTTTGGTGATAGCATTTGTACTCATCGGGTTAGACCTGACGCTCATTGCCCTGTCCTACGGTCTGATCATCAGGGCCGTCTTCAGAATCTCCTCCAAGCaagcccaccagaaagccctcaacacctgcacagcccacatctgtgtgataCTGATTTCTTATACTGCCGGCCTCTTCACCATTCTGAATCACCGGTTCGGTCAGGGCACTGTTCCCCATGTTCACATCATCTTGGCCAACCTCTATCTCCTCATCCcccccatgctcaaccctatcatttatggggtcaaaaaCAAAGAATTTCGTGATATAGTGGGCAAATACATCTGGGTGATCATCTGGGGCCACTGA